The Thermoclostridium stercorarium subsp. stercorarium DSM 8532 genome contains a region encoding:
- a CDS encoding IS256-like element ISCth5 family transposase, which yields MATNNRMALLEQLSKYVVEKDKDFLKEALTLLINALMDAEVTSIIGAEKYERNNNRNNYRNGYRLREWDTRVGTLQLSIPKLRHGSYFPSLLEPRKMSEKALLNVVQEAYVHGVSTRKVDELVEALGMKGIDKSEVSRISKQLDEFVEEFKNRRLEGEYPYLWLDATFPKVREGGRVCSMALVIAVGVNQQGEREILGFDVGMSEDGAFWEEFLRRLVARGLKGVRLVISDAHEGLKAAIKKILTGSAWQRCRVHFMRNVLSQVPKHYQGMVSSIIRTIFAQNDQESAREQLRHVVDELKNRFPKAMKILEEAEEEILAYMAFPREHWAQIHSTNPLERLNREIRRRTDVVCIFPNREAVIRLVGAMLMEQNDEWKVGRRYFSLESMSKITSINEFTLTPVALLHK from the coding sequence GTGGCTACTAATAATAGAATGGCACTTTTAGAACAACTTAGCAAGTATGTTGTTGAAAAAGATAAAGATTTTTTAAAAGAAGCATTAACATTACTCATTAATGCCCTAATGGATGCGGAAGTTACATCAATAATAGGTGCTGAAAAGTATGAAAGGAATAATAATAGAAACAACTATCGCAATGGATATCGTCTAAGAGAATGGGATACTCGAGTAGGAACATTACAGTTAAGCATTCCCAAGTTACGTCACGGAAGTTATTTTCCAAGTCTTTTAGAACCGAGGAAAATGTCAGAGAAAGCATTATTGAATGTAGTTCAGGAAGCCTATGTTCATGGAGTAAGTACCAGGAAGGTGGATGAACTTGTAGAAGCTCTTGGAATGAAAGGGATTGATAAAAGCGAAGTATCAAGAATCAGTAAGCAACTGGATGAATTTGTAGAAGAATTTAAAAACCGTAGACTGGAAGGAGAATATCCTTACCTTTGGCTTGATGCCACTTTCCCCAAGGTTCGGGAAGGAGGCAGGGTATGCAGTATGGCACTAGTTATAGCAGTAGGAGTTAATCAACAAGGTGAACGGGAAATATTAGGTTTTGATGTAGGGATGAGTGAAGACGGGGCTTTTTGGGAGGAGTTTTTAAGAAGGCTGGTAGCAAGGGGTCTAAAAGGTGTAAGGCTTGTAATCAGTGATGCACATGAAGGGCTGAAGGCTGCAATAAAGAAGATTTTAACGGGAAGTGCATGGCAAAGATGCCGTGTACATTTTATGAGAAACGTATTAAGCCAGGTACCAAAGCATTATCAGGGAATGGTATCATCGATAATACGGACAATATTTGCCCAGAATGATCAGGAATCTGCGAGGGAACAGTTAAGGCATGTAGTAGATGAGCTTAAAAATCGTTTTCCAAAAGCAATGAAAATTCTTGAAGAAGCAGAAGAAGAAATCCTGGCATATATGGCTTTTCCCCGTGAGCATTGGGCACAGATACACTCCACCAATCCTCTTGAGAGACTTAACCGGGAAATTCGCCGTCGAACGGATGTTGTTTGCATATTTCCAAATCGTGAGGCGGTAATCCGATTGGTAGGAGCAATGCTCATGGAACAAAATGATGAATGGAAAGTAGGGCGGCGCTATTTCAGTCTGGAATCAATGTCAAAGATTACATCGATAAATGAATTTACATTGACACCAGTAGCTTTATTACATAAATGA
- the glmS gene encoding glutamine--fructose-6-phosphate transaminase (isomerizing): MCGIIGYIGKENAVPIILDGLKRLEYRGYDSAGIAIMNEKGFEVAKQKGRLTALEELIKQRPIKGYIGIGHTRWATHGEPSDINSHPHVGSKNKIAIVHNGIIENYKQIKERLEQKGIKFVSQTDSEVIAQLAEYYYNGDIVETVIKTANALEGSYALGIMCLDEPNKLIAIKKDNPLIIGVAEHGNFIASDVPAILKHTNRVYYLNDKEIAVLTKSGVEFYNMDREPIYKEPEIITWSVDSAEKGGYEHFMLKEIMEQPRAIRDTIQSVLANGDNGKVIESLDVTRFSKFVITGCGSAYNAGVVAKYVFEKLCRVPVEVELASEFRYKDPIIDNNTLVILISQSGETADTIAAMREAKRRGAVTLSIVNVMGSTIAKETDYTLYTMAGPEIAVATTKAFSAQLVMLYLLAVTFARKLGKLSDEEERKLFSEIASLPDKVSEMLKNVDTIQKYATTCVGYKSIFFIGRNIDYAIALEGSLKLKEISYIHSEAYAGGELKHGTISLIEDNTLVVAISCCERLYEKIYSNVEQVISRGAKVLFIGNCIKALPGEKLEIVNIPVINELFSPSLSVIILQLFSYYVAANKGLDIDKPRNLAKSVTVE; encoded by the coding sequence ATGTGTGGAATTATTGGATATATAGGAAAAGAAAATGCGGTACCGATTATTTTGGACGGTTTGAAGAGGTTGGAATACCGGGGATATGACTCGGCTGGTATAGCAATTATGAACGAGAAGGGTTTTGAAGTTGCTAAACAGAAAGGACGTTTGACGGCTCTGGAAGAATTAATCAAACAACGTCCGATTAAAGGATATATAGGAATCGGTCATACCCGGTGGGCTACTCATGGAGAACCGTCGGATATCAATTCGCATCCCCATGTGGGAAGTAAAAACAAAATTGCCATTGTACATAACGGCATAATTGAAAATTACAAGCAGATAAAAGAAAGGCTTGAGCAGAAGGGAATAAAATTTGTTTCCCAGACCGACAGTGAGGTTATTGCTCAGCTCGCCGAATATTATTATAACGGTGATATAGTTGAGACGGTTATAAAAACGGCAAATGCACTGGAAGGTTCATATGCTTTGGGAATTATGTGCCTTGACGAACCGAATAAGTTAATTGCAATAAAGAAGGACAATCCGCTTATAATAGGCGTTGCAGAACACGGAAATTTTATTGCGTCTGACGTACCGGCCATTCTTAAACACACAAACAGAGTTTATTATCTCAATGACAAGGAAATTGCCGTATTGACCAAATCGGGTGTGGAATTCTATAACATGGACAGAGAGCCGATATACAAAGAACCGGAGATTATAACCTGGAGTGTTGACAGCGCCGAAAAAGGCGGATACGAGCATTTCATGCTGAAGGAAATAATGGAACAGCCGAGGGCTATAAGGGATACAATTCAGTCGGTTCTGGCAAACGGAGATAACGGAAAGGTTATTGAAAGTCTTGATGTCACCAGGTTCAGCAAGTTTGTAATTACAGGCTGCGGTTCGGCATATAATGCGGGCGTGGTTGCAAAGTACGTATTTGAAAAGCTATGCCGCGTACCGGTGGAAGTGGAACTTGCCAGTGAGTTCCGCTATAAGGATCCGATAATCGATAATAATACCCTGGTCATCCTGATAAGTCAGTCGGGAGAAACTGCAGATACCATTGCAGCCATGAGAGAGGCAAAGCGAAGGGGAGCCGTTACATTGTCCATTGTAAATGTTATGGGCAGCACCATTGCTAAGGAAACCGATTATACATTATACACAATGGCCGGCCCGGAAATAGCTGTAGCTACTACAAAAGCTTTTTCTGCTCAGTTGGTAATGCTTTATCTGCTGGCTGTGACTTTCGCCAGAAAATTAGGCAAATTATCAGATGAAGAAGAAAGAAAGCTTTTTAGTGAAATTGCCTCTCTGCCGGATAAAGTTTCTGAAATGCTGAAGAATGTCGATACAATACAGAAATATGCCACAACCTGCGTCGGATATAAAAGCATTTTCTTCATAGGCAGAAATATAGATTATGCGATTGCTCTCGAAGGATCCCTTAAGCTTAAGGAAATTTCATATATTCATTCAGAAGCTTATGCGGGTGGCGAGCTAAAGCACGGAACAATTTCGCTGATTGAGGACAATACCCTGGTTGTAGCCATTTCCTGCTGTGAAAGATTGTATGAAAAGATTTACAGCAATGTGGAGCAGGTTATCAGCAGAGGTGCAAAAGTGTTGTTTATAGGTAACTGCATAAAGGCGTTACCCGGCGAAAAACTTGAAATTGTAAATATCCCTGTGATTAATGAACTGTTCTCTCCGTCTCTGTCGGTTATTATCCTGCAGCTGTTCAGCTATTATGTCGCAGCCAACAAGGGACTGGATATTGACAAACCGCGCAATCTCGCCAAGAGTGTAACTGTTGAATAA
- a CDS encoding MATE family efflux transporter: MKKASIEKNLTEGNVVKQLILFALPFLLSNMIQSLYNVADMLIVGIYSGTAGISGVNIGGQVTFIMTNIIIGLTTGGTVIIGQYLGSRDRKGMRETISTLLTFLLVAGIGLTIIMLILSDGILRLLQTPAESYQEARNYLDVTLLGTIFIFGYNAFAAILRGLGDSKRPLYFVTIACVTNVFLDLLLVGVYRMAAKGAAIATVISQALSMILCIIYLKRSDFEFDFKLSSFKFYKERFNMIIKIGIPISIQNVIVNFSFLVLTTIANSMGVSASAAVGIVGKYNGFAILPAIAVSSSVSAMVAQNMGAGETERARKTFHTGLALSFSITFVVFALTQMFPEKILSLFDSNPETIAAGVEYIRTFSFDYLLVPLTFCLNGLITGSGHTVISSVCGILSSIGFRIPIGIIFGVVMQKGLWGLGLAAPVATFASGIILFIFYISGKWKENKVVGPVSVEP; encoded by the coding sequence ATGAAGAAGGCATCAATTGAGAAAAACCTGACTGAAGGGAATGTCGTCAAACAGCTTATACTTTTTGCACTGCCGTTTTTGCTTTCTAATATGATACAAAGCCTCTATAATGTTGCCGATATGCTTATAGTAGGTATCTACTCAGGAACCGCCGGCATCTCAGGAGTTAATATTGGCGGTCAGGTCACATTTATAATGACAAACATTATTATAGGGCTTACAACCGGTGGAACCGTAATTATTGGTCAATACCTTGGCTCCCGCGACAGAAAGGGAATGAGGGAAACCATAAGTACCCTTCTTACCTTCCTCCTTGTTGCCGGTATTGGCTTAACGATTATTATGTTAATTTTGTCGGACGGAATTCTGCGCCTTCTGCAGACACCTGCCGAATCATATCAGGAGGCAAGGAATTATCTGGACGTTACTCTTCTGGGGACGATATTTATCTTTGGCTATAATGCATTTGCGGCAATTTTGCGAGGCCTCGGCGACAGTAAAAGGCCGTTGTATTTTGTAACCATAGCATGTGTAACGAATGTTTTTCTTGATCTTTTGTTAGTGGGAGTTTATAGAATGGCAGCAAAGGGAGCGGCTATCGCGACGGTTATTTCTCAGGCATTAAGCATGATTTTATGCATTATTTACCTTAAAAGAAGTGATTTTGAATTTGACTTCAAGCTTAGTTCCTTTAAATTTTATAAAGAGCGTTTTAACATGATTATTAAGATAGGTATACCGATTTCAATACAGAATGTAATTGTGAACTTTTCTTTCCTCGTGCTTACCACTATTGCAAACAGCATGGGAGTAAGTGCGTCCGCCGCTGTCGGAATTGTTGGAAAATATAACGGATTCGCAATATTGCCTGCCATAGCCGTAAGCTCTTCGGTATCTGCGATGGTAGCGCAGAATATGGGAGCCGGGGAAACCGAACGCGCCAGAAAAACATTCCACACAGGCTTGGCGCTTTCGTTTTCAATTACATTTGTAGTATTTGCCTTAACACAGATGTTTCCGGAGAAAATTCTTTCGCTGTTTGACAGTAACCCAGAAACAATTGCTGCAGGGGTTGAGTATATCAGAACATTTTCCTTTGATTACCTGCTTGTACCGCTTACATTTTGTCTGAACGGGCTTATTACTGGTTCAGGGCATACGGTTATATCGTCGGTCTGCGGTATTCTTTCATCAATCGGTTTCCGTATCCCGATAGGGATAATTTTTGGGGTGGTAATGCAAAAAGGACTGTGGGGGCTTGGGCTTGCGGCGCCGGTCGCCACTTTCGCGTCGGGAATTATCCTTTTCATTTTCTATATCTCGGGGAAATGGAAGGAGAATAAAGTTGTCGGGCCAGTAAGTGTCGAACCTTAA
- a CDS encoding LysR family transcriptional regulator, translating into MIDVKLYTLLAVVEYKSYTRAAEYLSLTQPAVTQHIKQLEKELNIKIFNRVGNEIKPTNEGNIVIQYARRIIALYERMKQNIQDERRHVRRLTVGITHTAESNAVAEVLGRYSSQNRGTTIRIVSDSINNLYSMLKNYEIDLAVVEGKVQDPSINSILLDTDSLMLVVSNNNPLAKKSIVTINELKKQPLILRSPKSGTRNLFMAHLESRNMSLDDFNVILEVDNIATIKDLVRRDIGVSILAKSACLDEMKKGKISVLPIENLSMIREINILYHSDFEHVDILQYIMKEYNKVIKFYNS; encoded by the coding sequence GTGATTGACGTTAAGCTCTATACATTATTGGCGGTAGTTGAATATAAGAGTTATACACGGGCAGCAGAATACCTGTCATTAACACAGCCGGCGGTAACTCAGCATATAAAGCAGTTGGAAAAGGAACTGAATATAAAAATTTTTAACCGTGTGGGAAATGAAATAAAACCGACAAATGAAGGTAATATTGTCATTCAGTATGCACGAAGGATAATTGCTCTATATGAAAGAATGAAACAGAATATTCAGGATGAACGGCGCCATGTCAGACGTCTTACCGTAGGGATTACTCATACCGCAGAAAGTAATGCCGTGGCAGAAGTGCTGGGAAGGTACAGTTCTCAGAATCGCGGTACGACTATAAGAATAGTTTCTGATTCCATAAATAATCTTTATAGTATGCTTAAGAATTATGAAATAGATTTAGCTGTTGTAGAAGGAAAAGTACAGGATCCCAGTATTAATTCAATTTTGCTTGATACAGATTCCTTAATGCTGGTAGTTTCCAACAATAACCCGTTAGCCAAAAAAAGTATTGTAACAATAAATGAGCTAAAAAAGCAGCCGTTAATTCTGCGCAGTCCGAAATCAGGCACAAGGAACCTGTTTATGGCCCATTTGGAAAGCAGGAATATGTCCCTTGATGATTTTAATGTTATACTGGAAGTTGATAATATTGCCACAATTAAGGATCTTGTGCGGAGGGATATCGGTGTATCCATTCTTGCCAAGAGTGCATGCCTGGACGAAATGAAAAAGGGAAAAATTTCGGTACTCCCCATTGAAAACCTCAGTATGATACGTGAGATTAATATTCTGTATCACAGCGATTTCGAACATGTGGACATACTGCAGTATATTATGAAGGAATACAATAAAGTAATTAAATTTTATAATTCATGA
- a CDS encoding cation:proton antiporter translates to MSNLLYNFNYTTVTLLSLALILAAGFLLTRITKIAKLPNVTGYIIAGILIGPYVLNFIPHEMVENMSFISDIALAFIAFGIGQFFTKEAFKETGFGVFVIIITESLVPGIMVTLFTHFVFCLNWSFCMILGAIATATAPASTMVTIRQYHARGNFVNTLLQVVAFDDAVCLISFSLASAFVSSSIGENVSVSQIIIPVVYNIGALAMGFIGGIILSKLITPNRSQDNRLILTISLLLGIAGLCAAADISPLLSCMVLGTTYINITKDRELFKQVENFTPPVLSVFFVVSGMRLDISSFRSLGIIGVFYFVTRIVGKYIGAYIGCLIAKSTKEVRDYLGLALIPQAGVAIGLAFLGERILPGGMGNMLLTIILSSSVLYELIGPACAKIALIRSGSIKNQKEKTELTSGEIKTEHKNLYCNGKV, encoded by the coding sequence ATGTCTAATCTTTTGTATAACTTTAATTACACAACTGTTACTCTTTTATCTTTAGCATTAATTTTAGCAGCAGGCTTTTTGCTAACGCGCATTACAAAAATAGCAAAACTGCCAAATGTAACCGGTTATATAATTGCCGGCATTCTGATAGGTCCATATGTTCTGAACTTCATTCCGCATGAAATGGTTGAAAACATGAGTTTTATCAGCGATATAGCCTTAGCTTTTATAGCCTTCGGTATTGGTCAATTTTTTACGAAGGAAGCATTTAAAGAAACAGGTTTTGGCGTTTTTGTGATTATTATAACGGAATCCTTAGTGCCGGGAATTATGGTAACTCTTTTCACACATTTTGTATTTTGTTTGAATTGGAGTTTTTGTATGATTTTAGGTGCTATTGCCACAGCAACTGCACCTGCCAGCACAATGGTTACGATTCGGCAATACCATGCTCGTGGGAATTTCGTTAATACATTACTTCAGGTGGTTGCCTTTGACGACGCTGTATGCCTTATATCCTTCAGCCTGGCGTCTGCATTTGTTAGTTCAAGCATTGGGGAAAATGTCTCAGTTTCCCAAATTATTATACCGGTTGTTTACAATATTGGTGCTCTCGCAATGGGTTTTATCGGTGGAATTATATTAAGCAAGCTAATCACACCCAACCGAAGCCAGGACAATCGACTGATACTAACCATATCACTTCTGCTCGGAATTGCAGGCCTGTGCGCTGCCGCGGATATTTCACCTTTACTTTCATGTATGGTGCTTGGTACAACATATATTAATATAACCAAAGACAGGGAATTGTTCAAACAGGTTGAAAATTTTACGCCTCCTGTTTTGTCGGTATTTTTTGTAGTATCAGGAATGAGATTGGATATAAGTTCTTTCCGTTCATTAGGGATAATTGGAGTATTCTATTTTGTAACACGAATTGTCGGAAAATATATCGGCGCCTATATTGGTTGCTTAATAGCAAAAAGCACAAAGGAAGTAAGAGATTATCTGGGATTGGCTTTAATTCCTCAAGCGGGCGTTGCAATTGGGCTTGCTTTCCTTGGGGAAAGAATTTTACCCGGCGGCATGGGAAATATGTTGCTTACAATAATATTATCATCTTCAGTATTGTATGAATTAATTGGACCGGCTTGCGCTAAAATCGCGCTGATACGTTCGGGTTCAATAAAAAATCAAAAAGAAAAAACTGAATTAACCTCCGGGGAAATAAAAACTGAACACAAAAACTTATATTGCAACGGCAAAGTGTAA
- a CDS encoding methyl-accepting chemotaxis protein: MDKLINFQKKRGVDMVKSLKTKIALFYLPLFTAACLGISYLIYRVSALTIESEAKNSIANIAYQGAKTVKSRIDDELNTLETLASLPLIYDTDIPVEEKLALLSKEVEHRGHIRMGIVNTAGKMIATDGTITDISDRVHFIKPMSGERVVSDPIISKNNGSIILAFGVPIKENGKIVGVLVAVRSGETLSNVVDDITFGQSGRAFMINDKGTVIAHNNKDLVLNMYNAVEESKSDPSLASLVQLVERMLAGERGSMSYTYEGEKNIAGFAPVEGTNWYLAVVAPENEVLAGLSRIQSYTPFVLVIYLLVGIVLTYVIASGITKPIVRASKLLSITASGDFTQQIPDKDLNRKDEIGLLNKSIDKMQNSIRELVNGVINEAVNVSETVAATTRNMEELNSDIEEVSATTEELFAGMEETAASTQEINATTSEIESAIDSLASKAQDGAITAGEISKRANKIKANTIESHKTATEIYTNTNNRLKNAIEQSKAVEQISVLTDAILEITSRTNLLALNASIEAARAGEAGKGFAVVADEIRTLAENSKKAVNEIQKVTQNVILSVENLIQSSQEVLDFIDKTVISDYEEMLKISEQYDNDAELVNNIVTEISATAEQLAASIQNMSKAVEKITMATNDGATGTSNIAQKTSKIVEKANEVINNCLSSKNSAQKLTELVSQFKVYCTR; the protein is encoded by the coding sequence TTGGACAAGCTCATAAATTTTCAGAAAAAGCGAGGAGTTGATATGGTTAAAAGTCTGAAGACAAAAATTGCGCTTTTTTATCTTCCGTTATTTACCGCTGCCTGCCTTGGAATCAGCTACTTAATTTACCGTGTGTCGGCCTTAACAATTGAATCAGAAGCCAAAAATTCCATTGCAAACATAGCCTACCAGGGTGCAAAAACAGTAAAAAGCCGCATTGACGACGAATTAAATACCCTTGAAACCCTGGCTTCATTACCCCTGATATATGACACCGATATACCTGTTGAAGAAAAATTGGCATTACTCAGCAAAGAAGTTGAACACAGAGGCCATATCAGAATGGGTATTGTCAACACAGCAGGTAAAATGATTGCTACAGACGGTACAATTACCGACATCAGTGACAGAGTACATTTCATAAAACCAATGTCGGGAGAAAGAGTTGTATCCGATCCGATAATCAGTAAAAATAACGGATCAATAATTCTGGCTTTCGGTGTACCAATAAAAGAAAACGGCAAGATTGTCGGAGTACTTGTAGCAGTAAGAAGCGGCGAGACACTCAGTAATGTCGTTGATGATATTACCTTTGGGCAGTCAGGCAGGGCATTTATGATTAATGATAAAGGTACGGTAATAGCTCATAATAACAAAGACCTGGTTTTAAACATGTATAACGCTGTTGAGGAATCAAAAAGCGACCCGTCTCTTGCATCTTTGGTGCAATTAGTGGAACGAATGCTTGCAGGTGAGCGCGGGAGCATGAGTTATACCTATGAGGGGGAAAAAAATATAGCGGGTTTTGCCCCTGTAGAAGGAACAAACTGGTATCTGGCGGTAGTTGCCCCAGAGAATGAAGTACTGGCAGGATTATCCAGAATACAGTCTTATACGCCTTTTGTATTGGTAATTTATCTCCTGGTAGGCATTGTACTGACATATGTTATAGCATCGGGCATAACAAAACCCATTGTTCGTGCTTCGAAACTTCTTAGCATAACAGCATCGGGTGATTTCACGCAGCAAATACCCGATAAGGATTTAAACAGGAAAGACGAAATAGGTCTTTTGAACAAATCTATTGATAAAATGCAGAATTCCATAAGAGAGCTCGTAAACGGAGTCATCAACGAAGCTGTAAATGTTTCCGAAACCGTTGCGGCTACAACAAGGAACATGGAAGAACTGAACTCTGATATAGAAGAAGTGTCCGCAACAACCGAAGAACTGTTTGCAGGTATGGAGGAAACGGCAGCATCCACCCAGGAAATTAACGCAACAACTTCCGAAATTGAATCAGCCATTGATTCACTGGCATCAAAAGCTCAGGACGGAGCCATAACCGCCGGAGAAATCAGCAAGAGAGCAAATAAAATTAAGGCGAATACCATAGAATCGCATAAAACTGCAACGGAAATTTATACAAATACCAACAACAGGCTGAAAAACGCAATTGAACAGTCAAAGGCCGTGGAACAAATCAGTGTTCTGACCGACGCAATTCTGGAAATAACATCCCGTACAAATCTTTTGGCGCTGAACGCATCCATAGAAGCGGCAAGGGCCGGTGAGGCAGGTAAAGGTTTTGCCGTTGTTGCCGATGAAATCAGAACACTGGCAGAAAATTCAAAAAAGGCGGTTAACGAAATCCAAAAAGTCACCCAGAACGTGATTTTATCGGTTGAAAATCTTATACAAAGCTCACAGGAAGTTCTGGACTTTATAGACAAAACGGTTATCAGCGACTACGAAGAAATGTTAAAAATAAGCGAACAGTACGACAACGACGCTGAGCTTGTAAACAATATTGTGACCGAAATCAGCGCTACTGCGGAACAATTGGCGGCATCCATTCAGAACATGTCCAAAGCGGTGGAAAAGATAACCATGGCGACCAATGATGGCGCAACCGGAACATCTAATATTGCCCAAAAGACATCGAAGATTGTCGAAAAAGCCAACGAAGTAATAAACAATTGTTTGAGTTCCAAAAACAGCGCTCAAAAATTAACAGAACTTGTTTCTCAGTTCAAGGTATACTGCACAAGGTAG
- a CDS encoding GGDEF domain-containing protein, giving the protein MEEKNRELAELSNKDSLTGIANRRCFDATLEQEYSNLKQSNGVLSIIMIDIDFFKEYNDYYGHVMGDECLRKIGGVLKYCIRCSADLAARYGGEEFACILPDTDINYAVKIAERIKQYIHELKIEHKKSSVSEYVTASFGVATVRYSPERTPAEIVAIADKLMYKAKISGRNRIEYAEV; this is encoded by the coding sequence TTGGAAGAAAAAAATCGCGAATTAGCCGAACTTAGCAATAAGGACAGCCTTACCGGAATAGCCAACAGAAGGTGTTTTGATGCTACGCTGGAACAGGAATATTCGAATCTGAAACAATCAAACGGCGTTTTGTCCATTATAATGATTGATATTGACTTTTTTAAAGAATATAACGATTACTACGGTCATGTCATGGGAGATGAATGTCTGCGTAAAATCGGAGGAGTACTGAAATACTGTATAAGGTGTTCAGCTGATTTGGCTGCCAGGTATGGAGGGGAAGAATTTGCGTGTATTTTACCTGATACCGACATTAATTACGCGGTTAAAATAGCCGAGAGAATTAAACAATATATTCATGAGTTGAAAATAGAACATAAAAAATCTTCTGTTTCCGAATATGTTACTGCAAGCTTCGGTGTGGCTACAGTCAGGTATTCGCCTGAAAGGACGCCTGCCGAGATTGTGGCCATTGCGGATAAATTGATGTATAAAGCCAAGATTTCCGGACGTAACAGGATTGAGTACGCCGAGGTATGA
- a CDS encoding PAS domain-containing protein — translation MDLGTVMLMLAVGSFLFGLLLSIFKFNNNRPEEIPYWIAAKILQAVGSLLLYYEADSVALLTILADILILAGCAYEIWAVRILMGHSVNPGSHISTAVAIILASLVSIFMEYPFRNGYIFLLQSILYFLPGLFLLGKSYGKFSLRLILGISYFSTGAVFLTSSVVCLFFPENALSLRKSAVFNIIPIASFCIFLISGFIMLMLAKEKSDMLVQEMQKNLKKSEIRFQNIVETAIEGILIFDENYNITFANKNMASMLGYTVEEMIGRTYVSFIPESHTDVYNYQVSLSKKGEDSVYECCLMKKDGEKNWFLISAKAIFDDYGNFEGSFSVLTNINERKKRRCSWKKKIAN, via the coding sequence ATGGATTTAGGAACCGTAATGCTGATGCTGGCAGTCGGATCTTTTCTTTTCGGACTGCTGTTGTCAATATTCAAGTTTAATAATAACAGGCCTGAGGAAATACCGTACTGGATTGCAGCAAAAATTTTGCAGGCTGTCGGTTCTTTACTGCTTTATTACGAGGCAGATTCTGTTGCTCTCCTGACAATACTGGCAGATATTTTAATACTCGCCGGCTGTGCATATGAAATATGGGCTGTTCGAATCTTGATGGGGCATTCGGTAAACCCCGGCTCCCATATTTCAACAGCGGTTGCCATTATATTAGCCTCTTTGGTTTCAATATTTATGGAATACCCGTTCCGGAACGGGTATATTTTTCTCCTCCAGAGTATTTTATATTTTCTGCCGGGACTGTTTCTGCTTGGTAAATCTTATGGAAAATTTTCATTGCGTCTGATCTTGGGTATAAGTTATTTTTCAACCGGAGCGGTATTTCTTACAAGTTCGGTTGTATGTCTGTTTTTTCCGGAAAATGCTTTGAGTCTTAGAAAAAGCGCTGTTTTTAATATAATTCCCATAGCAAGTTTCTGTATATTTTTGATAAGCGGATTTATTATGCTGATGCTTGCGAAAGAAAAAAGCGATATGCTGGTTCAGGAAATGCAGAAGAATTTGAAAAAGAGTGAAATAAGATTTCAAAATATTGTGGAAACAGCCATAGAAGGTATTCTAATTTTTGACGAAAATTACAATATTACTTTTGCAAATAAGAACATGGCTTCAATGCTTGGGTATACCGTTGAAGAAATGATTGGAAGAACATATGTTTCTTTTATTCCCGAAAGCCACACGGATGTATATAATTATCAGGTATCTCTAAGTAAAAAGGGCGAAGATTCGGTTTATGAGTGCTGCCTTATGAAAAAAGACGGAGAAAAAAACTGGTTTTTAATTTCCGCGAAAGCAATTTTCGATGATTACGGAAATTTTGAGGGTTCCTTTTCGGTGCTAACCAACATCAATGAAAGAAAAAAGCGGAGATGCAGTTGGAAGAAAAAAATCGCGAATTAG